GTGCTTCCACCAACAAGGCCGACATTGAATGCTGTCATAATTACTTAAACACTCCCTAATCACAGTATCTCCGTGACTGGCAACGAGCGAACACTCATCAGGGACGTCCCCTGCGCCATCTGTCTTCCGTTTGCACATAAATCAGTCTAGCGGGATCATAACATCAGATTCCAGTCAGCGGGGGCCTCTTAAATCcggagcaaaaaacaaaagtgaagcgTCATATCATCCGCCAAAACAGTTCTGTCTTAGCATGAAGCAGGTATGAAACAGATTAGcagtgaagctgcagctgaCAGTGATGGATTAGAGGAGGGGACTACAAACCCTGGAGGCATTAAACTACGTGTGTTCACTCCTGTAGCTACACAGAATCCACTGGAGGAAGTGCTGCGTCATTAAAGCAAACACCGTTAACTGGttgaaaatgaaagcaaacataTGAGGATTTCGTGGAAAATTTGTAAGTGATCAGACAATGGTTGCGCTGCTCACGAGAGGGTGGAAAGGTTTTTATTGGTAAAAAATGAGGTGAAATAAACTGACAAGGAAAGTTGAAGCCGACTGTATCATGCATACAGTATAAAAGTCTAATCACTGGGAATCTGCAAAACAGCTCCGGTCATGTTGGCTTGGCATACGAAGCGATCAAATGTGAGCTATGTTAATTGCTCATCACCCGACTGTGCACATACCTGCCTCAAAATAAGCCATCGccacaaaacatacaaaaaagcTGCAACTGAAATGAGAACTTCTCCGTTTACGTGTTAAGGCTGAAAGTTTACAAGGTCTGGCCTAAATATATATGGCGTGAGAAAAATATGGAGAACATGATGAACCTATGTCAAACAACTTCTGCTCTCGTGTGAAGTTCACCACAGAGAGTGGCTTCAGTCTGACATGCTTCACTTTTTAATGAACCCCACGGTTTTCCCTCCAAACAAATGTAATAGGCTCATATTATGGAATTAACAGCTAGCGAACAATGCGAATTTAGACattaagttttatttgtgtccaGCGCTAATTAAGAAGGGTCTCTTGTATTCCATAACAGCCTTGTAAAAGCAATAGGCACAGATGAAAGGCACAATGTTCTGCAGTATTGAGGGTGAGGTTAAATGAACACAGAACAAAGACTGCCCTGGACTGTGGTTCACTGTGTTTTCCCAGCAATGTAGTCTTGGACAGGGCAGGGCTTTAGGTATGTTCGTCTGACCGGCTCAAGTCTCGACAGCGACCACAGAGCTACAGTAAAACACCGGGAATTCAACCAAAACCCTATTTAACACAGCAGGTACAATAAACAAAGCTTTTAAAATCTGTCATTAGGCCGAGGATGAAGGGGAAACCTACCTGcacaataacaaattaaaagaacataGATTTCTTGGAGCATCGGACCGTGACAGGTTAATGATACAGGAGTTGGTGTCATTCCCTTGTTAAAACATATGACATCAAGACATGTCCAAGAAACACGTTTGAAGCTAATTCAGTGAGTACGCCACTAATCACATTTTAAGAGACACCTCACACGGGGGGCTGTTTGCCTTGAGTTAACTGTACCGCAAACGCCACAGACCAGTTTGGCTGGTCGGACACActggaagagacagagacttACTCCATGTTTTCCCGGTCTGTGGCACAGGCGGCCACCGTCTTTGTCGCATTTGCAAGCAGCGCCTGAGTGGACGACACAAATAACAAGGACATGTATGAAACAATATAAAAAGTTGCTTTTAAAACACGAGAGGAGCCTTTATGCAAGCAAAAGAAGATTCAACGTGCCTGGTTCGTTCCAGTGAGCAGGTTAACGAGTGGCTTGATGCCCCCACATTTGCGGATGGAGGCCTTGCTTGAAGGTATCTGGGCAAATTCCCCCAGTGCTCCCACAACATTTACCAGCACCTCTTCAGGCTGATCAGTCAGCAGGCCGACCAGGGACTCCAGGGCTCTGTAGTCCTGGAACCTTCcaagggaggagaagaggaagagttgatattcattatttaattaacattaAGTTTGCAGCAGTAAATCAAACTCTGTCAACCTGCAAAATAAATCTGCACGAGCAGTTCAAgcttgtaaatgtgtttaaacaaaaatgtagtgaaaatgtttctcctgCTAGTGGTGCTCATTGAAAAGCCAGGGGATCATCCAGCTCATTATCATTTaccctctggggaccatgaatttCATGACAACCTGTTAATTAATAGACATATTTCATTCTGGACCACAGTGGTGGTCAGATAAACAGACTGTCAGATCAACATCGACGTCCCCACAACAGCGACAGGTAGCAGCTGCAGTGCCTCAGTCCCATGGGCACAGATCTCTTGCTGCAACCCAGCGGCTCAGGCAGTTTTCCCACGACTGCTCACAGTCGTCCCTCGTATGTATTTTGCATAACCAAAGCTTTGCTGCGGCTTGGaaactctccctccctcttttgctGTGATTTTGCCTTGTTTGCCAGAGCGAGAGAGTGGTAAACTAtagtaaacatttaaaagggaTATAATGTGGtcacaaaaaaacctcaacaaacCTCTGATGTACAGTTAAGTTCTATGACTGTTGTTATTCACAGTTACGGTTGCTGGCATCACGGTCTGTGAGCTATTGTCGATGGCCAAGGTCATTTGGTTTTTGTCAGGGTCCACCGACAGACGGCCTATTCTTGCAAGTGAAAACACTGCTAATGAACAGAGGAGCTGCCAATGTTAACTTCGGCGAAACCCGCCATAAAGGAAAACAATGGTTTTCCTATGCCGACACTGAAGTGTCATCCGCAGTTGACTACAGTAGAATTATCTTGTAATCACAGACATAACTTTTGATAAATGAACGGTAAAgtcatgtctgtttttgttaagCCAGTCCCAACCGAAGTAATTACGTAATGGCAAGATTAACATTACACAAAGCTGCCTGAAGCGGCTTCTCCCGAAAACACTGGGCTCCACGCAACTGGGCGCTCTATTAGAGCCTGTCAGAAGACACAGGAACCACAGTGGAGCTTCTGTGCAGCAGACTCTTATGATTGATTGTCTGCCTGTTCCTTCCCTCATTCATCCACACGAGACATACATTCAACTAAGTGCAGAGAGCCTGAATGCTACCTTTTATACTAACTACTAGGGTTTTTAGAACGGGGCCCAAAAGTGAAAGTTAGACATTTCAGGGAACCTGAGTTGCTAAGCAATGATCGCGAAGCGGGATTAGAAGATATATTAACCTGAAATTTAACAGACAGATTGatctgtttgaaataaaatggcagAGCAATGGATAACTCGGGTGAGCAGAGAACTTTTGTGAGGTATTGAGAAGTGTCATTATGGTCTGCTCATCATAGGGGCTGGAACAGAGGCAAGATGGAGGTGTAGTCAGTAATTGGAAGCGAACCCTGCAATCTTGACCCCAAACATTACTGCTCTGGCAAACACAATACAAGACTTGGCAGTTGTGACTGTCCATTGCAAAATTATTCCGTCACTCTTTTGTTAAAGGCTTTTTACGGCGTTATTTTCTGAGTCCATAACACCTCAATATACAGACTCTCATGGCCACATATTGATGCATCCATAAATCTGCACAAAATtatgtttcagtgtttcccagCAGGACTTTTACAAAGGCACTCTCTTAGCACACGTAACCTCGGTCCAGGTATAGACATCCTCTGTACGACTAGGGCgaaaaatgacaggaaaaacacaagCTTATGTGgtatttaaacaaacacacttaaGTTATCAATGTAATTATATTTCAGGGCATCAATCATCTCTCGGTTTGATGCATCATTAATCAGGAAAATGGATAACACATGCTGCTACTTGTCTTCAGTGGAGGTCCATGCACCATGCAAATCatcactcacacaaaaaaaaaaaatccggttGTTTGCACTGGGCCACAAGGTCTGTTTCATTTGACCATATACatattgaaagaaaagagaggggggaaaaaaaaatcaactctcTGCCTCCTATTATTGCCGTTAGCAAACTACATtccaaaatgattttcatttcagtaCACCACTCAGCCTATGATTGATTCTGAAATGAGCGCATGCCCCTAAAACCCTGTCACCATTAGCAGCCTTTCCTTTTTGACAGTAATAGCACGGTCACTTCATTCCAAGCTTTTCCCCGACCTCGACATTTTAAGTGATTCAAATAAGCCCGAGAGAGTATGAAAAAACAGATCCACTTACACATTCAAGTGtgcattaaatcatttttctgtgcatCATGCTGGTTTCCTCCTGGAGAGGTGGCCACATTTTACCTTCCTTTACAACCCGACTGCCCACACCACCCAAAAacgtaaataaaataaaacatagcacagacagaaaaacacaaagggagaACTCACTACTCACTTTATATGATGTATGATATCATGTTATATTTAGGGCGAATGCTGCGATATCTTGTGTTCACTAATGAAGTGTCACTAAATGTGGTCCACATGTGATTATAATTATTTCTATTATGGTTGTATTCAGTAGTAGTAGAACTGTTTTACATCGCAGCGGTGTGACAAGTCATTACGAATGGCACAAGGCCGGTACTGGCAACAAGTGCATTAAGCTGCCACATTACTCATGGCCAGAACAGTTAACTTGTTTCATCGTCATGCCAAGCTGGACTCAAAAGGGCTCCTAACCTGCGccaaaggttttgttttttcttatttttttgttaaaaaaaacgatGTAGAAGCCATTTTAAAAGCTCTATTTTGCACCATAGAATTGGGAAAATAGAAATGTCTGTCTAAGTAGATAAAGCCacaaaataatcatttaaaaataattccctcaaatgattttcttttaaatacacTGGTAAATCAGAAAGTGAAATGTTCATCTTACCCTAAAAGAATGTTATCTTCAGGTTTCAGCGTGTGCAATGGAATCCTCGCTTAACTGAATGTGGCAGCAGACGCTCAGTTCCAGTTGGAAGGACTTAACTTAGACTTTAAATGTAGGATATCATTCTGCCATTTGTGATATATGAAGTGCAGAGATCTGCGCTGAGTGCTGCTGAGACGTTTTTCTCGATATATTTAGAATTGCCCAGCAATCTCAACTGTACAGTGTTTCTGAGTGAGtagaaaagcattttaaaaaaatctaaatgtcttttttctgtgGAGAGATCAATTAAGGTGTTACCGAGGTATAAAATAACAGCATGTGCTTTATACATCATGTCTCCAGCCTCACACCggataagaaaataaacacggCAAATCATTCTTTCAAGAGAGCGCTGGAGTATGTATGGAGGAAATGTATGGGGCTGCCAGGGCACGGTCTCCGGGCATTATTAATTTTAAAGGGAAAATTACGGACCAACacctgacactgacacagtgcAACTCAATAACCCGTCCAGAAATGTCACTGCTGAATGACACTTCAATAAACTCCTGCTTTACATGACAAACGATTAAAAACTCATGTCATGTCAAGGCTGCTCTTTTCAGTGAGCCCATGTTCCGTATCCACTGTTACCTTCCATGCTTTCACATACTATAAGGCTGCTAATTCAACGTTATGTGGGTGAAATTGCTGTGCTTACAGCAAGTCTTTCGTCAAAGTCACACTAAGCTGTTAGGCCTAATTTCAAAACACTTAGTCATACATCCGAAAAAGATATGGCTGCGATGAGGTTTCTGTATCTCTGGTATGTTAAGTCTGGGTGTGTCTCACTGTGTATGATTGAGAGAGAATCCGTGTGCCTTAATAAGAGGTAAAACAGGTGAGACTGTCAGTTCCGTCTTACTTAGCCCCATTTTCTTTGCACATGGAACACTTCCAGATGGCCCTGGTGGCGGCGGCCAGCAGCTGCTTGTTGTGCGCCTTGCTGAGCAGTGAAACCAGCGGCTCCAGACCTTTGTACTTGCGCACCAGGTCACGGGTCTTCTTGTCTTCTGCACACTGCAAAGCAGAAGAGAGAAGTTTCAAGATCAGCAGGGTctgatgaggagaaaaagacacagccccccaccaccaccaccaccactgcatTAAACTGTTTCACAGAGAGTTTATGTGGACATAGTTGAGAAGTGTGGAAAAAAGATACCTTGAAGATTGCACTTGCGCAATGCATTTGGAGCTCATCGTTGTCACTGTTGAGGTTTTTCACCAAATCCTTGATCATGTCATCTGACTGAATGGCAGTCCTGTAGCTTTcctgcattcacacactgattaaggaaccacaaaaaaaacctggccAAAGTCATGTGTACCAGCAATTTCTTTCcgacatttttctcatttgtctaAAGTATATCCTCCATAAAAATTTGAATCATACACACCCGCTCTCACCTCTGATGCACACTCCTGCAGGGTGCCCACCACAGGGATAAGCATGTTCTCCTGCGGCGATTTGAGCAGGCGTCCCAGCAGCGGGATGCCGCCGGCCTTGCGGATGGCCTCCTTGTTCTTCCGACTCTTGCTGCAGCTCCAGAGTGCTAAAGCTCCACAGCGGGCCACCTCCACGTCCTTCTCCTGTTTTGCAGTCAGGTTGGCTAAATTGGGCACGCAGTCCAGCAGGTTTACCTGAGCAGAGAGACAaggcacacagacgcacacgtggataaacacaaacattaaaaatgttcCCAGACAAGCAGGCAGACCACAAGCAGAAAAACCtccatacacacatttacacaaacttGATGAACTCATCATGAATTCTAAGACTCTTAAAAGTTTGCTTGCAGGattggtgtggtgtgtgtgtgtggggggggggggggggggggctaatggATGGTGTCAGATTGGAATAGCAAGTTGTTGGCTGCGATTAAGGGTGTAATTAAAATTCTATTACTACTGAGTCTGCGAGGATAAAAAAGCCAGAGATGTTAGCAGTGGAAAACTGTCAGGATAGATGTTGACGTTAGGACTGAAAAGCCCAGTGTGATGGTTTATGGCCATCATTCAGTGTTCTAATCCATCGTTCCTGGCCAGTGAGGCGGAGTAGGTGAAGCTATTACCCACAGCGCAGTTCAAAGGTGGTCTCGTAGCATAGCATGAAATTAATCTGCTTACATGAGCGACTCGCACATGAGAACATCCGATCTGGGGGCTGAGGAAAATATACAAGGCATGCGAGCTTTAATCACAGGTCCCTTTGTCAACAAACATGAATGCAGGTCAGAGGATGTGAGGGACATTCTATCTGTTTTACCACGCCACCAATTATGGCATCTGCTGtgcagagtgaaaagagcatGGGCGGATGATTGATTTGCTGTGCATCAAAACAGTTCAGCAAAGTTTGGATACGTGTTTTAcactttaaattaaaagcaaataGTAATCATAATATGTGGGTCACCATCCTGTTGGCGAAAAGTTTCCAAGACATCTGTGGTTAagtacaaaatgtttgtgttaaatcACAAACTAGCTGACGCGGTGTTTCAATGGAAAATATGCCAACGTGGGACATAACATTTTTTCCAATAATGCCAACAAAGAAAGATCAGGTTCTGGTACTGGTCTGCAGTTTTCTCTGCTGTACTCAGCCACTGGCAGAAGAGAGATCCCATTAGAGTAGCCTGAATTTACATTCACATTGTCCGTCCAACACTCACCAGTTTCTTGATGCCGCCGTTTTTGCGAACGGTTCTCCTTGCCCGGCGGAACCTGGCCACGTGGCCAATAGTCTCAGCAGCTAAGGCCTTGAGCTCCTTGACGGGCGAGTCCAGGATCTTCACAATGCTCTGCAGACCCCCGATGTCAACAATGGTCTGACGGATTTGTACATTGTGACTGATCGTTCTTAGGATTTTCAGAGATCCAatctaatcacacacacacgcacacacaaacatatgaaGCAAACAGTAAGTAACATTAACAGTAAGTACAATACTTTAGATTCATGGAAACTGTTGCGTCaatattagaaaataataacaataaaagcaggttaaaaaaaaaaagtgtcattagGCATACTGGAGAATAATTACTACCCTGTAGGCTAGCTCTCTGCCtagtgcttgtgtgtctgtaactAAAACACGGGCTGGCAAACACGGAGGGTTCTGTTCATGCCTGCAGGGCCATCCAGGTCCGTCTCTGGCACCGCTACTTACTTTGCATTTGACTTCATCTGTATCCAGCAAGTTAATGAGGACTTCGAGGCCACCTACTTCCCGGATGGCAATTTGGCTCGGCTCCTGCATCAAATTCATGTCCAACATGGCGCACAGACTGAGCACGGTGGCTGTCTGGTCGCCTTCCTGAAATAAAAAGTGCCAAACATAAATTAATTTGATAATAAAGGAAGataagatgagaaaaataaacagtacaCAGACACTTGGAGAAGGGACGTCCCGCTATTACCCTACCCTGTCCCTCCCTCATAACACCAGCACTGCTGGGGTTGAAATAATTTGATAACAGAGCACTGAGCTCAGACACTTTTCACATTGTGGCCCACATTCACTTGCACTCAGGGATGAACTGATTCAATTTTGCTGGTCAAAGGCCAGGGCCACTGTGACCTCATGTCCGTCACAGACTTGTGAATGCCTGAAGGGAATTTCATAACATCTGGCACAAACATCCACTTAAACTCAAGAATGACTTCATGTATTATACGAGTCTGGAAAGACATGGATGTCAACTGCAACTCCACTGGTTGGCGGAGGCATACAATCACACAGCGGTAATTCCCTtatttcgtttttcttttcttttctttttttaagtcccCCTTAAGACATGGGACAGGAAATTGAACTGAATAGTTTTTTACTTCCACTTAACCACGATGatgacaacataaaaaaaataatacacagatTTGAAATAGGGCAATGTGTGGTCAAATCCTGACATGTGCAGCTGTGGCAGCAAAGCTGACTCTATTTTACTGTTGTCTTGACTAAATTTAGCatccaaatacttttttcagATTCAGCTCACACTGAATAAATCTCTAGAATGTCTTAGCTGTGGACAGATGTTGACAGCATTATGACACTTAAAATACCAGTCTTAGGGGGTTGATGCGTTGAGATGGTTTAAGCACAGTCCAGTTAGGCAGGCAGCAGtattgttttcatatcagcatATTTAGTCTGTATCATATTCAGTTGCATAACAATCTTTGTTGACATGCAGTGGTTTCGATAATgcgaggggaagagaaaaaaatcagtagTCAGATAAAACAGAAGTTTGTGGCACAAAAGAGTTAGCTGCTGTAAAGCCAGACCTGCTACATGACTTTGATATGTGACACTGAAACGTCTAGTCCCAAGATCTCCTGGCAAGCGAACAATCAAATATTATGTCTTTCTTGCAGTGGTTTGAATGTGCTACAGACAGAATTCTCATTTTGTGGACTCAAGGACGTCTCcacagtttcatgttttatacGTCTTTAGTAGTCGCGCACTTCGCACACAATTTTGAGGCTTCAGAGCCAGGATATTTCAACCAAACACAAGAATGTAGCAATGTCCTGCTATCAGCTACCCACATAAGTAGAAAATTGCCCATCACTATATAGAAAGCTGGGGTGGTAATCTGTTTCATGCGGCTGTTGGACCAGGGTAGCTCTTCATTGTAGGCCTTTAAGTGGTGTTTGATCATATCTCCCTCACTGAGCAGGGCTCTGACACAGCAGGATAATGGCCATGTGTTCCCCATATAGTGACGCTGGCACTAAATGTGAACCATTTGCCCGTGAATGCCTCACTATTTACAGTATGATTAGCTATAAATTAAATTCCTTTGAGCGGATGAGCTGATGTTGGCTGCTTGTTCACCGGAGACGGGATCAGTTTCAGTGTGTGGCAATCAGTCAGTAGACTGGTCCTCATGAGAAGAGTGGGGCCGCAGTACTGCGACTGCCCAGCAGAGGGGGAGCGACCTTAATGAGGCCTGAACACAAAAACGTGTCAGGACCCACATCAGCTTGTTGATCTATGATATTTGTGCACTTGAGCTGAATTTATAGCAATAGAAGTAACGTTATGAAAGGTAAGGAGAAGGGTTGCACACCCTTTTTTGAAAGCTGTTTCATAactcttcatttgttttgactttCAAAAAAGATGAGATGAGGAACCATCTGCTCAGGGAAGAGAAAAATCAAttaggaaaaattaaaaagattatgactgaaaatgtcaacaagacACAATATTGAAATATCTACCTGTTAACTGGTAACATATTGTACATCAgacacaatatttattttttgagcaTATGAAAATAGTTTTGTGTTTGGAAAAGCCACCGGCCAACCTAACTGAGAGCAGCTGgtgaattttgttttcatctaaactcagacaaaacattcaaattacattttttggggtttagTTGCTAAACTTAACATGTGAATCTTCGAGTCCTGACTAGTGAAAAAAATGCCCTTTCACATTTTAGCCTTCGTCTTAGCACTTATCTTTTCTTGTATCCATAATATACCGAAGGCCTATTTGCGGTACATATAACAATAGCTGTACAGAATGCAGCCTATAAATATGAATGCATGAATATAGCATATGATAACATGCTGGCTTATATTGTGGCACTGATGCGTACTGGAATAAGGTTTGTAAAATAAGTTAACACTAATTTATCTCAGTTCATGTTccacagtacatacagtacacccTCACTATCACACAAACCCATGTGGCTGGACACACACTTAAATGCGCATGCTGGATTTTGCGAGAGACCGTGTAACCGTTTTACAGGCGCAGATCTCAAGTCATACAGgtataaaaacaaacacggtTGGAAACCCCAGGCAAATATTCCTACACAAAtatcattaaaacacaaaacagaacatcCATGTGTCGCTTTATGAAAGTGTTAAACTTCCTAGAGTACAAACGGCTGTCTATAGTGcaggggaaaagggggggggaagatCTCCTcctaaaataaaacagatattTAACTTGGCTCATGGTAAGTTTCAGCGTCTGATGGTAATGATATTATAAAATGACTACTGGACAAACCCCATAAATAACTGCGCTGTGTGGTTTCCAGAGAGATAGAACGCCGGGACAAGTTGGTTACTGCAGCGCTGCATCTCGCTGAAGcaggaatacacacacaaccCTGAAGCTCACAGTCCCGctaaaaactataaaatatacaaaccagtgaagtgtttttcttttcaaactaaatTTGCCTCTTTCGTATCGTTTAcatcatccctttttttctttttctggaaaaGAGTAGCAGCCTGGTTTTAGAGTGGGAATTTCCTTCCATTATATTCTGTTTTGCTTCGCTAAAAATATCTACCTCAAATTGAACTTTACAGCAGCATTCTCTATAAAAGATTTACTCGGTTACACTGTGAACAATCGTATTTAGCACCAAGCCACGGAGCACAAATCAGCTAGACATCCTATACttaagaaaaatatgttatgtACACAATTACTACACGTTGAAATACTATTATCTCGTTTAATTTTCCGCAAATTGATGCAGCATTCAAGGTATTTTTACTGCCGAACAGAAAAGGGATGGGTGTGCAACTCgcaactgtcaaaataaagtaaaagcaGTCTGTTTTAATATCATCTGTCTCAATGATACTGTCCAGATAAACAGATAATAGGGACCACTGAGCGAGGCAGGTCGTAGGTATCCCCAGCCTGTCTGGGTCACTGGCGTTTCtgtcctcctttctttttccttccatgttttgacacattaaTATTCACCATATGCCCTGTCAGACCTATCACAGGCGCGCTTCAGTTTTTATGCTTTTTGTGGTGTGGGCAAACAGTGCGTACAGCTGCTGCCATCAGACGGTTCTTTTCCCCCTAGCCTTGGCTCATGTGCAACCAAACAGGCTTGTGTCAGGAACCAGGAATCTACGAGCGGAGCCAACCACTTCAATAGGCATCTTCATGCAAAGCACCGCTTTAAATGGGAGCAACGTATACTTAATCTAatctgtcataaaaaaaaaattcatgacaACACAGACAGGTGGGATTATGCGATtggaacatttctttttgcgATACAATAAATCCTAAATTCTTCCACACATCCGTGTCGAGATGTTATTTTCCGAGCTCTGCCGTTCAGACAGGgtttttgaaattgaaacacTGATTCAAGTTAACATCTAAAATTCATGTATGGGAGACGAGAAGCGGAGCATGGACGTCACAATGACGATCCCGTACCTTGAGGTACTTGACCAGTTTCTGGATTTGCAAGTATTGAGCGGGTAGGTCCATGTTGCTCTCCGTGCGGCGCGTCGactgctcctcttccccctcactCCCGGATGAACTCTCACTGGAAAGTTCCACTTTCGTGGCTCCCGCTGTCTTCTTACTGTACGACAAAAGAGCAGATAAAAGCTTTGGACCATAGATAACAAATCTACGCGGCGTGGGACAGTGTAATAACTGGACAACGCGTCCACAAAATGGATAGAATATAATACCATGAAATCGCTTTTcctgtgttttaaatgtaaacagCTTGGTCGTCCCACACAGGGAGACCTAATGAGGGTGTTAAAATCCAAGTGTCAAATTTGAACTTCCTCAAAATCTGAGCAGcaggaaaagaaacactgataAAATGTCCTGGAGTGGACAGACTAAAGACTCTTGGCTTGGCTATTgatgcaaaaagaaatgcatcttTTTATCAGCTAGTAAATCTAGTGGAGTGGAAAG
This window of the Scophthalmus maximus strain ysfricsl-2021 chromosome 21, ASM2237912v1, whole genome shotgun sequence genome carries:
- the odad2 gene encoding outer dynein arm-docking complex subunit 2 codes for the protein MMERQTDGHQMVESKKTAGATKVELSSESSSGSEGEEEQSTRRTESNMDLPAQYLQIQKLVKYLKEGDQTATVLSLCAMLDMNLMQEPSQIAIREVGGLEVLINLLDTDEVKCKIGSLKILRTISHNVQIRQTIVDIGGLQSIVKILDSPVKELKALAAETIGHVARFRRARRTVRKNGGIKKLVNLLDCVPNLANLTAKQEKDVEVARCGALALWSCSKSRKNKEAIRKAGGIPLLGRLLKSPQENMLIPVVGTLQECASEESYRTAIQSDDMIKDLVKNLNSDNDELQMHCASAIFKCAEDKKTRDLVRKYKGLEPLVSLLSKAHNKQLLAAATRAIWKCSMCKENGAKFQDYRALESLVGLLTDQPEEVLVNVVGALGEFAQIPSSKASIRKCGGIKPLVNLLTGTNQALLANATKTVAACATDRENMEIIDKLDGVRLVWSLLKNPCEDVQSSTAWALCSCIENAKDAGEMVRSLGGGLELIINLLKSTNNEVLASICAAIAKIAKDKENLAVLTDHGVVPLLAKLTNTTDDRLRRHLAEAIGHCCMWGSNRASFGEARAVAPLVHYLKSKDTAVHLSTAMALYQLSKNPYNCITMHKKRVVKSLISIMGSDNERLQEAAAGCMRNIRLLALANRNA